The Panacibacter microcysteis genome includes a window with the following:
- a CDS encoding glycosyltransferase family 4 protein: MVPALGWGGAQVFCIQMCNELVKYPGYDVTLVSMYHHNPDKHLPLSMLDKRVKFVSLGKRKGPDPKIFLRIKKLLGDIKPDVVHTHLHSGYYCFLAYKQLKDFTYNKIHTFHNLVKMDAPWHGRKAYKYFFKNRIIQPISISDEVHDSALKEYGADCNIIQINNGSEPVKPTAAFEEVKEKIDTLKKDAHTKVLINVARISRQKNQQLLLSAMAQLEKDGANVIAIILGDYLPDDKKIYDDLMAMKPGNVHFLGKVTNVSDYLLNSDAFVLSSIFEGLPISLLEALAGGIVPVATPVGGLINIVKPDIGYLSKEVNHDSFLAALKAWLGAGDAHLAQLAENGKALYKKEFSMESCVKKYDVLYHK; encoded by the coding sequence ATGGTTCCTGCCCTCGGCTGGGGCGGTGCACAGGTATTTTGTATACAGATGTGCAATGAACTGGTAAAATACCCGGGTTATGATGTTACACTGGTTTCTATGTACCATCATAACCCTGATAAACACCTGCCGCTTTCCATGCTGGATAAGCGGGTAAAGTTTGTAAGCCTTGGCAAACGCAAAGGTCCCGACCCAAAGATTTTCCTGCGCATCAAAAAACTATTGGGAGACATAAAGCCAGATGTTGTGCATACGCACCTCCACAGCGGCTACTATTGTTTCCTGGCTTATAAACAACTCAAAGATTTTACATACAATAAGATCCATACTTTCCACAACCTGGTAAAGATGGATGCGCCCTGGCATGGCAGAAAAGCGTATAAATATTTTTTCAAAAACCGCATTATACAGCCTATCAGCATTTCAGACGAAGTGCATGACAGTGCATTGAAAGAATATGGTGCAGATTGTAATATTATCCAGATCAACAACGGTTCAGAGCCGGTAAAACCCACTGCGGCTTTTGAAGAAGTAAAGGAAAAGATTGATACACTAAAGAAAGATGCCCATACAAAAGTGCTCATCAATGTGGCACGCATCAGCAGGCAAAAGAACCAGCAGCTTTTACTCAGCGCCATGGCACAGCTTGAAAAAGACGGTGCCAATGTAATAGCCATCATTTTGGGTGATTACCTGCCTGATGATAAAAAGATCTACGACGACCTGATGGCCATGAAACCGGGCAACGTACATTTTCTCGGCAAGGTTACCAACGTGTCAGATTATTTACTCAATTCAGATGCGTTCGTGCTGTCTTCTATTTTTGAAGGTTTGCCAATCAGCCTGCTCGAAGCACTTGCAGGCGGTATTGTGCCTGTGGCAACACCTGTTGGCGGGCTCATCAATATTGTAAAGCCGGATATCGGGTACCTTTCAAAAGAAGTGAACCACGATAGTTTCCTGGCAGCGCTCAAAGCGTGGCTCGGTGCCGGCGATGCGCACCTTGCACAACTGGCTGAGAATGGTAAAGCACTGTATAAGAAAGAGTTCAGCATGGAAAGCTGTGTAAAAAAATACGACGTTTTGTACCATAAATAG
- the cysQ gene encoding 3'(2'),5'-bisphosphate nucleotidase CysQ — protein MKNLINVSVLAAINAGNEILEVYKQDFSVETKSDNSPLTIADKKSHEVIKAALANTGYPLLSEEGKQLSYDERKGWETFWLVDPLDGTKEFIKKNGEFTVNIALVKNGSPILGVVYVPVTGILYYGAEGVGAFMVTVKEAVTESNLEAVLSTGEALPGDAKPAVYTVVASRSHNTPETEAFIEEKRKEFGEVDMVSSGSSIKLCLVAEGKANVYPRLAPTMEWDTAAGHGVAKYAGCSVYNYETKNEVVYNKENLLNPWFVVERKN, from the coding sequence ATGAAAAACTTGATTAATGTATCCGTACTCGCTGCAATCAATGCAGGCAATGAAATCCTTGAAGTGTATAAACAAGACTTTTCTGTAGAAACCAAAAGCGATAACAGCCCCCTCACCATCGCCGACAAAAAATCCCACGAAGTAATCAAAGCGGCCCTGGCCAATACCGGGTACCCGCTGCTGAGTGAAGAAGGTAAACAACTGTCTTACGATGAAAGAAAAGGCTGGGAAACTTTCTGGCTCGTAGACCCGCTGGATGGTACCAAAGAATTCATTAAAAAGAATGGCGAGTTTACCGTAAATATTGCACTAGTAAAAAATGGCTCACCTATACTTGGTGTGGTATATGTACCTGTTACCGGCATATTATACTACGGTGCAGAAGGTGTTGGCGCATTTATGGTAACCGTAAAAGAAGCAGTTACAGAAAGCAATCTGGAAGCTGTCTTGTCCACTGGTGAAGCATTACCCGGTGACGCAAAACCGGCTGTGTACACAGTGGTGGCCAGCCGCTCTCACAATACACCCGAAACAGAAGCTTTTATTGAGGAAAAGCGCAAAGAATTTGGCGAGGTTGATATGGTAAGCTCCGGCAGCTCTATCAAACTTTGCCTGGTTGCAGAAGGTAAGGCCAATGTTTATCCAAGGCTGGCGCCTACTATGGAGTGGGATACCGCGGCCGGTCATGGTGTGGCCAAATACGCAGGTTGTTCTGTGTATAACTACGAAACCAAAAACGAAGTGGTGTACAACAAAGAAAACCTGCTCAATCCATGGTTTGTGGTGGAGCGCAAAAATTAA